The following proteins are co-located in the Trichormus variabilis 0441 genome:
- a CDS encoding chemotaxis protein CheW — MESQQKFLSFNLGIKDTAVISLQHITEVLQVSLVDICGVPQMPACVMGVYNWRGEMLWLVDLEEMLGYPPLSHTSNFLAKMMAIVLEDDGKHLGIIVRQMMDIEFLDNNQMKAPAAELFSSSITDFLQGYFINHDEKMMFNLDASAIIHSPMWVTHN; from the coding sequence TTGGAAAGTCAGCAGAAATTTTTAAGCTTTAATTTGGGAATCAAAGATACAGCAGTGATTTCCTTACAGCATATTACAGAAGTTTTACAAGTATCTTTGGTTGATATATGCGGCGTACCCCAAATGCCAGCTTGTGTTATGGGTGTATACAACTGGCGCGGTGAAATGTTGTGGTTAGTAGATTTAGAAGAAATGCTAGGTTACCCACCACTATCACATACAAGCAACTTTCTGGCAAAAATGATGGCAATTGTGTTGGAGGATGATGGTAAGCATTTAGGGATTATAGTCCGGCAAATGATGGATATTGAGTTTCTGGATAATAATCAAATGAAAGCACCTGCTGCTGAATTATTTTCATCATCCATTACTGATTTTTTGCAAGGATACTTCATTAATCATGATGAGAAAATGATGTTCAATTTAGATGCTAGTGCTATTATTCATTCTCCTATGTGGGTTACTCATAACTAA